The genomic segment CGGATACtgcgtacggagtacagcaCCCTCCTAACAAAGTGTGACTCCCGAGACCAGGGCAAGTTTGAGAGGCCGACAAACCCGCCCAACCCTATCGTGCCTTGACACTTGAAGAATTTCCACCGCACGGCGCAAGGTGACGGGAGCTGGTGGACCCCCACGACCACACATCGTCTCACCAGCCCCCAGGGGTGCCTTAGCGTCCACGGTCTCCCACAGTCTTGCGCCCCCTTCAGTGGCTTGAGCGTCGAGGGGCCCTGGACTTTGGACTCCTGAAGGGTTGGCTGTTTGTGCACTACGGATGGATTGCCTACGGTAGTAAGCAGTGCACAAACAGCGTCATCGAGCGAAAAGTCGATAACGAGTCAAAAACAGCAAAAGTCTCCAACGAGGGCAAAGAGGGCAAAGCCACAAAGCTACCGTTAAAAGACGGCGCCCGTGTTCGGCAGATCGTATAGGACGTGCACCGTCGTCCCATTTTCCCCACTGCTCACTGAGCCCAGACCTCACAGTCATCAGCCAACCAGTACGTGCACTTCCGACCGTTCAAGCTGCGATACGTACCTGCTGCAACTTATCCGGTTACCGTTAGGTTACCTAGGTTCTTACCTTAGCAGGCTTAGGTCCTCCGTTCACTCTGTTAAACCTCCAAGGGAATTAATTACCTGATACACTGGTCCAACCGAAGACGCGTTGAGCTGTCGCGCTTGTCGACCACCAACTACGATCAACGACAGAGCACAAGTCTGATCCTCGATCTGGCCTCCGCACTCTCACTGTTGGCATTCCTCCCATACATGACTTGCATAACCGATTGAGATGACACCTTCTAGCGCGAGGGTCAGGTCGCGCGATTCTGACTGGTGGTGATTTACAGTGGCTTTCTCATAATCCCTGTTCACCTAGTCGTGGGGTTCGCATGAGGACAGGAACCCAACTACATGTCTACTTCCTTGTCAGTGTTGACGCGAAATCCGGCCACGATTATGGCGACCAAGAGAAAGTCCCTGGCACTTGAGAGGCCAGAGGATGAGCAATCCGAGGGCAAAAAATCAAAGTTGATCCAGATAAAAGGCCAGGTCAGGCATACGCTTCTACAACAGCACTATGATGTCGTGCAGACACTTCGCGGGTACCTGCTTTCTAAACTGCCAGGGTCTTCGAGACTTCGCCGCAAGAAGATTGCAGCGTTGGGAAAAGACCAGGCACGGTGGGCACGCATTCAAGACCACGACATTGGACCAGAGCTTTCTTCGTTGTTAGACACAACCTTGGTCTGCACGCAACACCGCCCCAAGGCACAAGCTGACTCTCGGTGGGCGCAATGGCGGTCCTTCTCTCAGAAAGCCGACGACTCGGTTGTGTCTCTCTCGGGAGGTTTGGCCCAAGCTACTTCCTCGCAGTCAGAGGTAGGCCACTGCTACGCGACCAATATGTCTCTAAGGCTGACTGCCAAACACAGATCGTTGACTTTGTGGTGTGGCAAATATTCAACAGACACGCTGCTTGGCCGAAGCACCTCCTCTGCGATGGGTTCAGGAGGCAGGCTCAGAACATTGCCAACGCAAAAGGCCACGGTCGCGATAGCGGAATTCAGGGGCTGATCGCAGTTGACCCGAATCACTACGTGCAGGCTCTAAAAGAAGCCCCTTGGCCACAAGTACTTATGCTGCTCGGGAAATCAGGCGAGCAGATCATGATAGATCTCCTCATTGATACGGCGATATTTCTCCCAGTGAGAGCTGGTCACGGCAATATGTACCAGCTCAGTGGTATCCCCATGTCAGAGACGGGCATAGCCGCGAAGCAGGACAGCAAGAAGCAGACAAAAGGAGATGCCACAACGCCGCCACCCATACCTCAGGAGCGGCTCCCGTCTGAAATCAACCTTATCAGAAATCGCATGTTCTACGCTCGAGCTGCTCTCACCGCTAAGGGCACGGTTCAGTATGGACTGCGGCACATACGTAAGTTGACATTCGAACCAAAGACAAAGAGAGACTTCCTCTGACTCCGATCGACAGATGTTCTAAGTCGTTGTCCGCGTCTATCGTATCCAGAACAGGCAACCGAAGAAGAGAGATCAAGAACCACACAGGCGAACGAGCGCAACACGCTGAAAGTCATGATGTATATCTTCCCTCGACAGTTCGGCCTACACAACGCCTTCACCTCCAAAGTTGACCACTCCAAGACGTCGCAAAAGTTTGCAGACTATACTCTCCGCGAAGACGAAATCTCGTCAACGTTCAAGGGACGGGATATCAAGCTTCCAAAGAGGCTGCGCGGAGACACAAAACGACTGGTGCAGAGGCTACAACTTCTCCACGGTCGGTGCGCTTACGCTGAGATACTGCGGCATTACTGTCCTTCTGCTGTTGACTTCAAATCCCGGAACTCTGTCCCAAAAAAGCCAGTGAAGCAGTCCAAGACACTTGATCCTGCACCGGTGGCGGGAAGAGACAACCATACAGCTGTTACATCTGGTGCCCCCAGAAATAGCACACATAGCCGCCCCAAGCTTCACCAACCCGCGGCGCCTCCGCTACTGCCCACGTTTGATGCGATCACTGACTTGGCAACTCCCGCAGCTCATGTTTCCGCATTCTGTCAGGCTGTACTGGCCAAGATCATACCAGATGAGATGTGGGGCACTGGTGAAGGCGGAACTTACAACAAGAGTCAAATACTGAGGAAAGTCGATCACTTTGTCAAACTGCGGAGGTTCGAGGCCATATCCCTCTGTGAGCTCGCAGACGGGCTCAAGGTAAGCAGTCCTCCGGTTCTAATGGATTCTGTCTGACGCATTCATCAAGATTACCAGTATGGAGTGGCTGGCGCCTCCAGGTCTCAAAGGCCAGAAAACCAGCTTGACTGACATGAAGAAACGGCATGAGATTATGAACGAATTTTTGTACTACATTTTTGATTCGCTGTTGATACCCCTTTTGCGCAGCAACTTCTACATCACAGAGTCGAGCTCTCACCGCTACcgtctctttttcttccGGCATGACGTTTGGCGATACGTCGTAGAACCAGCAATGGGGAGTCTTCGAAAAAACATGTTTGAGGAGATCAAGCTTGACCAGGCTACCGCAATACTCGACTCCAGGCGGCTGGGCTTCAGTCGTATCAGGCTTCTGCCCAAAGGAAAGGGTATGCGGCCGATCACGAACCTGCGAAGGCGAACAGAGATCAGGGGCAGGAGCTCTGTTCTCGGCCCAAGTATAAACACTGTACTGGGCCCGGTACATTCCATGCTCAAGCTCGAAACGGTAACCCTCGTCATCCAATTTCTGTGTCATTCATCTAGTTACTAACGGCCTTTGCAGCAAAGCAATCCCTCCAGGCTCGGATCATCCATGTTTTCGGTGGGTGATCTCTACCATCGCCTAAATGCCTTCAATGCCAGATTTGGCGACCATCGGCCGGTATTCTATTTTGCCAAGGTAGATGTGCAGTCTGCCTTCGACACCATCCCTCAGGAGGCTGTGATCAGGCTGATGGACAGCATTCCGAATGAAGAACAATACATCATCAAGAAGCACGTCGAAGTAAAAGCCGGATTACTGGATTCTCGGCATCAGAAGAATGCTGTATCAACAGTCACGCGGCGGTGGCATTCCATCGCCGTCACCCGCAACGATACCACTGACTTTTCGCAGCTGGTGGAGGGGCGTCTCGGCATAAACCGCAAGAACACCGTATTCGTGGGAAACACCATGAGAAAGGAGCTAGAAACGGACGCGCTGATGGCTCTGATGGCATCGCATATCAAGCAGAACCTCGTCAAGGTGGGCAAGAAGTTCTACAGGCAGAAGAAGGGTATCCCCCAGGGCTCTGTATTGTCTTCCGCTCTGTGCAACTATTTCTACGCCGACCTCGAGGCGCAGCATCTGTCGTTCCTGTCTGAAGGGGAGGAGCAGGGAGAGGAGGGTGGAGAATGCCTGCTCTTGAGGCTGATTGACGACTTTCTTCTCATCACGACGGACCAGGCCAAGGCACGCAGGTTCGTCCGGGTCATGCATGGCGGACTACCCGAGTACGGCGTCGCTGTCAGCCCCAACAAGACCTTGGTCAACTTTGACATGGACTTTGACGGTACGAAAGTAGCCAGGCTTCCGGATGGGGCTCGATTCCCTTATTGTGGACTGGGTATCGACTGTGATACCCTTGACATTGTCAAAGATCGAGGTCATATCAAAGATACAGGTAAGCTCTTTGTGTCGCCGTCGTAAGGAGGTGAGAGAAGCAGCGCCACGCAGTGAGCTAACCTTGCCATCAGTGGTTTCCAATGCGTTGACAGTGGACTACGGGAACAAGCCCGGTCAGAATTTCCAAAGAAGAGTCTTGAGTACGTCCCACAACCTTGCTACCCTGTGGCCAGCCCTCACTCATTTGAAATTCGATTCAATCCCGCCAGCTAACCTCTACGTCATCTGCCACCAGACGCCTTCAAAATCCAGTCCCACCTTATGTTCTACGACACCAAGCACAACACCCTCAAAACCGTCATGTCCAACCTCCACAAGGCTTTTGCCGAGACGGCCGAGAAGATGTGGGCGTACTGGCGCTGTCTGCCAACCAATAAACGACCCGGTGACGGGCTCGTCGTGCGTATGTGTATTCCTTATCCCACTCCAACATACCATACTTGCCTTTTTTTCAATCCTGGCCTTGACTTTGACCCCCTTTTGACTAACGACACCCATTTCATCTTCTCACAGAGACCTTGGCCAAAGTAATCGACGTCGCTTACGGACTGCTCACGAGCAAGTCTCGGAGGGAAAAGTATCCAGAGTATGATTGCGCCGTGGAGAAGACGCAGGTTGCGTGGTATGTATTTCTTCCGCCCCTGACACATTGTTGTGGACATCCCGCCGTCTTACTGAATGGTTCTCTCAAAGGCTCGCTCTCGATGCAGTGAGGATGATTCTCGCAAAGAAACAGGCAAACTTTACGACGGTATTGTCATGGATCGATAAGGAGACAGGGCTTCTTGACGCCAAGAAGACGGCCCGGGCGAGGAAGTACGTACGAGGGTGAACAAACCAGAATAGTATCGTAGTGCAATGCACAAAAGGTCGAGGAGATTTTGGTGTAGCTTCCTCTGTGTATATTTATTCTGCGAGGCAGAATCCCCCTTGCCAGGTAAAACGGGTCGGATGGAACATGAACTCTCCCGTCTTTGTCTTACTCGTTACTCCTCTCCTGCCCCTCTCCTGTGCCACAGATCATCTATCCATATTGAACACGTCGGTGGCCGTTGTGATGAAACCATAGGAAACTGCCTTCTCGTACAACCCGGGAACCATGTTGCTTGCTAGGCAGTAGTTAGACTCGCAATTTTGGTGCGATGCGAAAAATGCCGTGTGAGGCGAAAGCACCAGATTTATCTCCGAGGTGAAATAACCTCCACACTGCCTTGCAGATATTTGAGAGCATACAAATCAATTTACAAGAGTAAAGTTGACGGTTATCGAATCTCACATGGGTGGTACCCAGCACTCCAGCCCTCTGTGTTGACTAATttcaaaaaaaaaagggagcgATTCAAAACAGAGCTACGACAAATGATCCTCGGAGAGATCATGAACGACCAAGGAAGATTCTTCCTGGAGAAACTCGCCGCAGCGTCCGAGTACCCAGATTCCCTCCTCTGCCAAGACGAACGACGGGCGACGCTAAAGGCACGCATCGAGCATTATGCCGAGAGGAAACATCAAGTATTTGACGAGGCCCAAGAGAAACGGAAGGATAATCCGTTGATCGTCGTTGACTTTGGCACGGGAAAGTCTCGATCTCCGGCGGCGGGGGGCGATTTCGATGTCGACGAGGTTGCCAACGATAAAAACGGTAGGGACAAGGCCGACTTACACATCATACGCAACATCGACGACTTACGAAACAAGCTGGCCTGGCCGGATTGGAAGCAAGGCCCGTGGAGATCTGAATACCTTGAAAAAGACCCTCCGTTGCGAGTGATGTGAGTCCGCTCATCGAAAGCAATCAAGCGCAACAGCAAAAAGGGGCACTAATGGCAGCGTAACCAGCCTGCTAGAGCGCATGTGGCCTACCTCGCTGCTACTGAACCTCAGAGAAGACGTGCTGTTGGAGATCCTAACCTACCACCAGATCCCGGCTCACTTCCTGACCTTCGTTACCAGCGGCGGTGACTCCTGGAGCTTCGCCAGTAGCATGAGCTTCGCGGTACGAAGACGCTCTCGGGCCCTGGTCAAGAACAGCCCACCAGCTTGGCGGTGCTAGGTCGTAGCGGTAGGCACATTCAGGTCTGCCTCACCTTATTCAGCATCCGCGAGTATCCCTCACATGCGCTGCCCCAGGACGCGGATCCCGCGAGAACACCGCGGTGGGAGACGCACTCCGCGGTCGTGTACGTCCATTTTGACATTATCGAGGGCACGGCGGTGTGGTTGCTCGCAAGCCCCCGATCGTATCATCCGGAAAGGGGTCACGGCACGCAGAACCTACTTTGGAACGCTTTGAAACACGACACGGCGAGTGACATGAATGCGCTTCAGTCGCTTGACGTCCCCGAGCGATTCCGTATCAGCGTTGACAGTCTCCTTGCGGCCGCCGAGTGGTCTATCGGGATGTTTTCGCATCACGTCCAGGACACAGAGAAGAGGCTCCATGAGTTGGTGAGTCCGTCTCGCCCCATAATGCGAGAGGCGCAGTAGAGCCGGAGCTATGCTAAGATGTCATGCAGACCAAGCCTTACGTCTATCCGTATGACGATGACGAGACGGTGGATGACAAGGCAAGCGCATCAATCCACGCCCAGGACCTTCGTAGAATGGCGTTCTTGATGGAAACTCGGCATGGCAGTGTCATCAAAGTTGAGAATAACCTTCGGGTTCTCCGCCGTCTCCGAGAGTTTTTCGTGGAAAATGTGGCCGGGCATCTCGGCCCTCTCAGAGATTCCCACGCCAATGACATCCGGACGCACATCAAAGGCTTTGCGGAGAAGTTGACATTGGTAATGGCAGAGATCGAGGACTTGTTGGACAGGGCATCAGCACTGGATAAACTTGCGAGGAACAGAGAAGAATACGTACGCGGCGACTAAGAGTGTCAAATCGAGGGGAGCGAACGCTAAACGGCTTAGATTCAACGGTTGCAAGCGCATCACTCGACTCAGCAAATGAATACAATCGCGGTGCTGACGGCGGATGACTCGTCCGCGATGAAGCAATTGTCTTTCATCGCCCTGATATTGTTACCAGTCACGGTCGTATCGGTAAGCCAAGATATCTCCCGTCGAGCATTGCTGTTGGAAGAAAGGCAGAACACGAATGCGCTGATCGGATGTCGTAACCAATGATATTCTATGCAGACGGTTCTCAGTACGGACATTGTCAAGTTTCAGGACCTTTCGAACGAAAACGAGAATGCCACCCGAGGCACGTCCGAAGGCCCCATTCCGATATACAGTTTTTCGGTGGCGGCCTTTGGCACATGGGCGGTCGCCAGCGTACTCATGACTATCGCGACTTTGGTCATTGTCAAGCCGGCAGGGAACCGTAGGAGGCAAGGCAACGGCAG from the Colletotrichum lupini chromosome 3, complete sequence genome contains:
- a CDS encoding telomerase reverse transcriptase — encoded protein: MATKRKSLALERPEDEQSEGKKSKLIQIKGQVRHTLLQQHYDVVQTLRGYLLSKLPGSSRLRRKKIAALGKDQARWARIQDHDIGPELSSLLDTTLVCTQHRPKAQADSRWAQWRSFSQKADDSVVSLSGGLAQATSSQSEIVDFVVWQIFNRHAAWPKHLLCDGFRRQAQNIANAKGHGRDSGIQGLIAVDPNHYVQALKEAPWPQVLMLLGKSGEQIMIDLLIDTAIFLPVRAGHGNMYQLSGIPMSETGIAAKQDSKKQTKGDATTPPPIPQERLPSEINLIRNRMFYARAALTAKGTVQYGLRHIQQATEEERSRTTQANERNTLKVMMYIFPRQFGLHNAFTSKVDHSKTSQKFADYTLREDEISSTFKGRDIKLPKRLRGDTKRLVQRLQLLHGRCAYAEILRHYCPSAVDFKSRNSVPKKPVKQSKTLDPAPVAGRDNHTAVTSGAPRNSTHSRPKLHQPAAPPLLPTFDAITDLATPAAHVSAFCQAVLAKIIPDEMWGTGEGGTYNKSQILRKVDHFVKLRRFEAISLCELADGLKITSMEWLAPPGLKGQKTSLTDMKKRHEIMNEFLYYIFDSLLIPLLRSNFYITESSSHRYRLFFFRHDVWRYVVEPAMGSLRKNMFEEIKLDQATAILDSRRLGFSRIRLLPKGKGMRPITNLRRRTEIRGRSSVLGPSINTVLGPVHSMLKLETQSNPSRLGSSMFSVGDLYHRLNAFNARFGDHRPVFYFAKVDVQSAFDTIPQEAVIRLMDSIPNEEQYIIKKHVEVKAGLLDSRHQKNAVSTVTRRWHSIAVTRNDTTDFSQLVEGRLGINRKNTVFVGNTMRKELETDALMALMASHIKQNLVKVGKKFYRQKKGIPQGSVLSSALCNYFYADLEAQHLSFLSEGEEQGEEGGECLLLRLIDDFLLITTDQAKARRFVRVMHGGLPEYGVAVSPNKTLVNFDMDFDDRGHIKDTVVSNALTVDYGNKPGQNFQRRVLNAFKIQSHLMFYDTKHNTLKTVMSNLHKAFAETAEKMWAYWRCLPTNKRPGDGLVVQTLAKVIDVAYGLLTSKSRREKYPEYDCAVEKTQVAWLALDAVRMILAKKQANFTTVLSWIDKETGLLDAKKTARARKERFKTELRQMILGEIMNDQGRFFLEKLAAASEYPDSLLCQDERRATLKARIEHYAERKHQVFDEAQEKRKDNPLIVVDFGTGKSRSPAAGGDFDVDEVANDKNGRDKADLHIIRNIDDLRNKLAWPDWKQGPWRSEYLEKDPPLRVILLERMWPTSLLLNLREDVLLEILTYHQIPAHFLTFVTSGGDSWSFASSMSFADADPARTPRWETHSAVVYVHFDIIEGTAVWLLASPRSYHPERGHGTQNLLWNALKHDTASDMNALQSLDVPERFRISVDSLLAAAEWSIGMFSHHVQDTEKRLHELTKPYVYPYDDDETVDDKASASIHAQDLRRMAFLMETRHGSVIKVENNLRVLRRLREFFVENVAGHLGPLRDSHANDIRTHIKGFAEKLTLVMAEIEDLLDRASALDKLARNREEYQMNTIAVLTADDSSAMKQLSFIALILLPVTVVSTVLSTDIVKFQDLSNENENATRGTSEGPIPIYSFSVAAFGTWAVASVLMTIATLVIVKPAGNRRRQGNGSVDYGTHEPPMEKTRRSRLITRLSHAWNIRDRFDSAVDSSSRNARPRPPSPATSALAISIHTAPTVVKMTSKSRGTPAVDMDAPVCAESSQTWPSMGYWLGDAWNTLWRSAKDKVNMTEMATTPLPQWDSRRDEGREDGQKSRGEGS